The sequence TCTGCACAACACAGAGATATATAATATTTTCCACTAGGTACTTGTGTTATTGTTGCATTTATTATTCTTCCTTGTGGTTTCATTTTATCTCTTATTTTTAGTTTTCCTAACTTAGGTACTTTTATCCATTTATCTAAAAACTCTATATTATTATTTGTATAATTGGTTCTGTATGATTTTCTATTATCTTTCTTAGATTTAAATTTTGGATAGCCTCTTCCACTAAAGAAGTTTTTATAGGCTTTATCTAAATCTTTTAAAGAATTTTGTAAAGAAAATTTATCTACATCTTTTAACCATTCTTTCTCTTGTTTTAAAGCTGTCAGTGCTTTGCTACATTGACTATATGACATAGACTTTTTCTCTTCGTTATATAGCTCTTGTTTTAAATCTAAAAAATGATTATAGACATATCTTACACA is a genomic window of Fusobacterium periodonticum 1_1_41FAA containing:
- a CDS encoding RNA-guided endonuclease TnpB family protein, with amino-acid sequence MEKAYKFRFYPTKTQLTILNCTFGCVRYVYNHFLDLKQELYNEEKKSMSYSQCSKALTALKQEKEWLKDVDKFSLQNSLKDLDKAYKNFFSGRGYPKFKSKKDNRKSYRTNYTNNNIEFLDKWIKVPKLGKLKIRDKMKPQGRIINATITQVPSGKYYISLCCADVEAEKLESTNKNVGIDLGIKDFALTSDEISIENPKYLQKSLNKLAILQRKLSRKPKGSSNRNKARIKVARLFEKISNQREDFLQKLSTMLIKEYDIICIED